In a genomic window of Mesoplasma tabanidae:
- a CDS encoding phosphoribosyltransferase, with translation MEFKHNLKLLISREEIAKKVAEYGAIYNEKYKGKTLSLVTILNGSVFFFADFARMLEMPIKMDTITASSYSGTKSNRELVFHKKITKPIIENQHVLIIEDIIDSGLTLEKVYEYILSLKPKSLEILTLASKKSNHKNFKYKYTSLFEVPDIYVLGYGFEIDDLYRQLPEIYTLEEE, from the coding sequence ATGGAATTTAAACACAATTTAAAATTATTAATTTCTAGAGAAGAAATTGCAAAAAAAGTTGCAGAATATGGCGCTATTTATAATGAAAAATATAAAGGAAAAACACTTTCTTTAGTAACAATTTTGAATGGCTCTGTATTCTTTTTTGCCGATTTTGCAAGAATGTTAGAAATGCCGATAAAAATGGATACAATAACCGCGTCAAGTTATTCAGGAACTAAATCAAATAGAGAATTAGTTTTTCATAAAAAAATAACAAAACCCATTATTGAAAACCAACACGTTTTAATTATTGAAGATATTATTGATTCAGGCTTAACTTTAGAAAAAGTTTATGAATATATTTTATCTTTAAAGCCAAAGTCTTTAGAAATATTAACTTTAGCATCAAAAAAATCTAACCATAAAAATTTTAAATATAAGTATACATCATTATTTGAGGTTCCCGATATATATGTTTTAGGTTATGGTTTCGAAATTGATGACCTTTATAGACAACTTCCAGAAATTTATACTTTAGAGGAAGAATAG
- a CDS encoding ComEC/Rec2 family competence protein: MKKKINLVFLSLILALVGFLSIITVSCASKIKEITGNVSFYVLSIGSGNFTFLEKDGHAVVMDCGTGLNSGGDSLETETDALNTGYWGNYANKTDADNIINFMKNTANVKVIDAIFISHKHTDHYNTLKYLVESFEVGTIVAPTDSKGLETAVKQWKPSGNTIVDTIFSKTYDFLGGTFENLTAYSSKKVVKSLYTNTDPNAVSMVLRFKVNGEVFMLPGDMEDNTAVIRDSKFRKAAASQKVDVFLLPHHGSQNGATDLIPLIGNKEKSPKHVIISGTDNLNGFEPWAAKRNAITNAQGPIGMLLNTYSKDKREYIHITGAVNYNVLNEFGDHVDKENTESTFEYKFSEGIWNFVVHEENIANGFRVK; this comes from the coding sequence ATGAAGAAAAAAATAAATTTAGTATTTTTAAGTCTTATATTAGCTCTAGTTGGGTTTTTATCAATTATTACAGTTTCTTGTGCGTCAAAAATTAAAGAGATAACAGGAAACGTATCATTTTATGTTCTATCTATAGGTAGTGGTAACTTTACATTTTTAGAAAAAGACGGCCATGCGGTTGTTATGGATTGCGGAACTGGTTTAAATAGCGGAGGAGATTCATTAGAAACTGAAACTGATGCATTAAACACAGGCTATTGAGGCAATTATGCAAATAAAACTGATGCTGATAATATAATAAATTTTATGAAAAATACAGCAAATGTTAAAGTTATTGATGCTATATTTATTTCTCATAAACATACTGATCATTATAATACTTTAAAATATCTAGTTGAGTCATTTGAGGTAGGAACGATTGTTGCTCCTACTGATAGCAAAGGATTGGAAACTGCTGTAAAACAATGAAAACCATCAGGTAATACGATTGTTGATACTATTTTTTCAAAAACTTATGATTTTTTAGGTGGAACATTTGAAAATTTAACAGCTTATTCTTCAAAAAAAGTTGTTAAAAGTTTATATACAAATACAGACCCAAATGCTGTAAGTATGGTTTTACGATTCAAAGTAAATGGTGAAGTATTCATGCTTCCAGGTGATATGGAAGATAATACAGCAGTAATTAGAGATTCAAAATTTAGAAAAGCGGCAGCTTCTCAAAAAGTAGATGTGTTTTTGTTACCACATCATGGATCACAAAATGGTGCAACTGATTTAATTCCATTAATTGGGAATAAAGAAAAATCGCCTAAACATGTAATCATTTCTGGAACTGATAATTTAAATGGATTTGAACCTTGGGCAGCAAAACGTAATGCTATTACTAATGCTCAAGGACCTATTGGAATGTTATTAAACACATATTCAAAAGATAAAAGAGAGTATATTCATATTACGGGAGCAGTTAATTATAATGTTCTTAATGAATTTGGCGATCATGTTGATAAAGAAAATACTGAATCAACATTTGAATATAAATTTTCTGAAGGTATATGAAATTTTGTTGTTCATGAAGAAAATATTGCAAATGGCTTTAGAGTAAAATAA
- a CDS encoding carbohydrate ABC transporter permease → MRRNKKDEGFVLIDDRVINSKGKKTKPKNMEKGRFDLINQLIWVLPGLFFVCIFSYFSIFIVFKYGLSANGANGVFILSIKNIGNLFTEPTHEFPIALRNTLIYVLVSVPISLLIALWTAKALSNVLSKRAFAFFQSAFFLPYVTSALAVAMAFSILFSTSNTSLLTQLLTKLGLSRVDWKEPKNAMIMLIIYGVWKMLPFKIIMFTAAFLRVDKRLYQAASIDGVPKWQQFWKISVPQIMPVIIYMITTGIIGSFKFMPFGLFANYEEAVKSQAQTAVFFIFSRINSGSGSLPSYSTGGAASIVLMVIILVMTLANRQLSKFLNKKYR, encoded by the coding sequence ATGCGTAGAAATAAGAAAGATGAAGGCTTTGTCTTAATTGATGACAGAGTTATAAATTCTAAGGGTAAAAAGACAAAGCCCAAAAACATGGAAAAGGGTAGATTTGATCTTATAAACCAATTGATTTGAGTTTTACCAGGTCTATTTTTTGTATGTATATTCTCATATTTCTCAATATTTATTGTTTTTAAATATGGGTTAAGTGCAAATGGGGCAAATGGAGTTTTTATTTTAAGTATTAAAAATATTGGTAACTTATTTACTGAACCAACTCATGAATTCCCAATAGCGTTAAGAAATACATTGATTTATGTTTTAGTATCTGTGCCAATTTCTTTATTAATCGCACTTTGAACAGCTAAAGCTTTAAGTAATGTTTTAAGTAAGAGAGCATTTGCTTTCTTCCAATCAGCATTTTTCTTACCATATGTAACATCAGCTTTAGCTGTTGCTATGGCATTCTCAATATTATTTTCAACAAGTAATACATCTCTTTTAACTCAATTACTAACTAAATTAGGATTATCAAGAGTTGACTGAAAGGAACCTAAAAATGCAATGATTATGTTAATTATTTATGGGGTTTGAAAAATGCTTCCATTTAAAATTATTATGTTTACAGCAGCATTTTTAAGAGTTGATAAACGCTTGTACCAAGCCGCATCAATTGATGGTGTTCCAAAATGACAACAATTTTGAAAAATATCTGTTCCACAAATTATGCCAGTTATCATTTATATGATTACAACAGGAATTATTGGTTCATTTAAATTTATGCCATTTGGATTATTTGCAAACTATGAAGAAGCTGTTAAATCACAAGCACAAACAGCAGTATTCTTTATATTCTCAAGAATAAACTCTGGATCAGGAAGTTTACCATCATACAGTACTGGTGGTGCCGCTTCTATAGTATTGATGGTTATTATTTTAGTAATGACATTAGCAAATAGACAATTAAGTAAATTCTTAAATAAAAAATATAGATAG
- the dusB gene encoding tRNA dihydrouridine synthase DusB — protein sequence MKIGNIEIKGKLVQGPMAGVSNPPFRLISKLKGADLVCAEMVSVEGMTHNNKKTFSMLTVEKQEHPMSMQIFGNDVESFIVATKWIDENVDCDIIDLNIGCPAPKVAVRSASGSSLLKTPELIYDIVKAVVENTKKPVTAKIRLGWDKESVNAVEVSKLIEKAGASGITVHGRTRSEFYSGHADWEKIKEVKEAVNIPVIGNGDVIDGPSAKAMLDLTGCDGVMISRGCQGNPWIFSEIAHYLETGEELPKPSFEEWKETVLKHAKMLIDYKHDQGSAIREFRKHLTWYFAVLPKTETLNQLKEEANKINTFNDLEEIIEKYKEV from the coding sequence ATGAAAATAGGAAATATTGAAATAAAAGGAAAATTAGTTCAAGGACCAATGGCGGGTGTTTCTAACCCGCCCTTCAGACTAATATCAAAGTTAAAAGGTGCTGATCTAGTTTGTGCAGAAATGGTTTCTGTTGAAGGAATGACACATAATAATAAAAAAACTTTTAGTATGTTAACTGTTGAAAAACAAGAACACCCAATGAGCATGCAAATTTTTGGTAATGATGTTGAATCATTTATCGTTGCGACTAAGTGAATTGATGAAAATGTTGATTGTGACATTATTGATTTAAATATTGGTTGTCCAGCACCGAAGGTTGCAGTTAGATCAGCAAGTGGATCAAGTTTATTAAAAACGCCAGAATTAATTTATGACATTGTAAAGGCTGTTGTAGAAAATACAAAAAAACCAGTAACAGCAAAAATTAGATTAGGTTGAGATAAAGAAAGCGTTAATGCAGTTGAAGTGTCTAAGTTAATTGAAAAAGCAGGGGCTAGTGGAATTACTGTTCATGGTAGAACAAGAAGCGAATTTTATTCAGGACATGCTGATTGAGAAAAAATAAAAGAGGTTAAAGAAGCTGTAAATATTCCAGTTATTGGTAATGGTGATGTTATTGATGGACCAAGTGCGAAAGCAATGCTGGATTTAACTGGTTGTGATGGAGTTATGATTTCAAGAGGGTGCCAAGGTAATCCTTGAATATTTAGCGAAATTGCTCATTATTTGGAAACTGGTGAAGAATTACCTAAGCCAAGTTTTGAAGAATGAAAAGAAACAGTATTAAAGCATGCTAAAATGTTAATAGATTATAAGCATGACCAAGGTAGTGCAATTAGAGAATTTAGAAAGCACTTAACTTGATATTTTGCGGTATTACCAAAAACAGAAACTTTAAATCAGTTAAAAGAAGAAGCAAATAAAATTAATACATTTAATGATTTAGAAGAAATTATAGAAAAGTATAAAGAGGTATAA
- the lysS gene encoding lysine--tRNA ligase: protein MSERKFSEQELVRRVKLKKLIENNSNPYEVSKYVRTHSLKQLLDLYNSYEKDELSTLKQPEISIAGRIKLYREAGNKAAFLNIEDQDSDIQIYVRQDEIGDAAFANFRELDLGDIVGFKGIMMKTNHGELSLRAKEYALLSKALRPLPDKHAGIQDIEEKYRRRYVDLITNPESKRVFQARTKIIRTMQQILDEKGYMEVETPILHSVKGGAAAKPFITHYNALDVDVYLRIATELHLKRLIVGGFDGVYEIGRIFRNEGMSTRHNPEFTSLELYVAYEDMFFLMDLTEEVFRKCNSAVNDSPIIEYGGHKLDLSKPFKRLHMVDGIKQVTGVDFWKEMSVNEALELAKKHNVYVEKHNYTVGHIINLFYEEFVEATIIEPTFIYGHPKEISPLSKSNAKDPRFTDRFELFIVGREYANAFSELNDPIDQYERFNEQIKEAAAGNDEATEMDIDFIEALEHAMPPTAGIGFGIDRLVMLLTNSESIKDVLLFPQLKPRD, encoded by the coding sequence ATGTCAGAAAGAAAATTTAGTGAACAAGAATTAGTTCGTAGAGTTAAACTTAAAAAATTAATTGAAAATAATTCTAATCCTTATGAAGTAAGCAAATATGTAAGAACTCACTCATTGAAACAATTGCTTGATTTATACAATAGTTATGAAAAAGATGAGTTATCAACTTTAAAACAACCAGAAATTAGTATTGCAGGAAGAATTAAACTTTACCGTGAAGCTGGAAACAAAGCAGCATTTTTAAATATTGAAGATCAAGATTCAGATATTCAAATTTATGTAAGGCAAGACGAAATTGGTGATGCAGCATTTGCTAACTTCAGAGAATTAGACCTTGGAGATATTGTTGGATTTAAAGGAATCATGATGAAAACAAACCATGGTGAACTTTCATTAAGAGCGAAAGAATATGCTTTATTATCTAAAGCATTAAGACCTTTACCTGACAAACATGCTGGGATTCAGGACATTGAGGAAAAATACAGAAGAAGATATGTTGACTTAATTACTAATCCAGAATCAAAAAGAGTATTCCAAGCTAGAACTAAAATTATTAGAACTATGCAACAAATTCTTGATGAAAAAGGTTACATGGAAGTTGAAACACCAATTTTACATAGCGTAAAAGGTGGGGCTGCTGCTAAACCATTTATTACACATTATAATGCACTTGATGTCGATGTATATTTGAGAATCGCAACTGAACTACATTTAAAAAGATTAATTGTTGGTGGATTTGATGGAGTTTATGAAATTGGAAGAATCTTTAGAAATGAAGGAATGAGTACAAGACACAACCCTGAGTTTACTTCTTTAGAATTGTATGTTGCCTATGAAGATATGTTTTTTTTAATGGATTTAACAGAAGAAGTATTTAGAAAATGTAATTCAGCAGTTAATGATTCACCAATTATTGAATATGGTGGACATAAATTAGACTTATCAAAACCATTTAAACGCTTACACATGGTTGACGGAATTAAGCAAGTAACTGGAGTTGATTTTTGAAAAGAAATGTCAGTTAATGAAGCTTTAGAATTAGCAAAAAAACATAATGTGTATGTTGAAAAACATAATTATACAGTTGGACACATTATTAACTTGTTCTATGAAGAATTTGTTGAAGCTACAATAATTGAACCAACATTTATCTATGGTCACCCTAAAGAAATATCACCATTATCAAAATCAAATGCTAAAGACCCAAGATTTACAGATCGCTTTGAATTGTTTATTGTTGGAAGAGAATATGCAAATGCATTTAGCGAACTAAATGATCCAATTGATCAATATGAAAGATTTAATGAGCAAATCAAAGAAGCTGCTGCTGGAAACGATGAAGCAACTGAAATGGATATTGATTTTATTGAAGCATTAGAGCATGCAATGCCTCCAACTGCGGGTATTGGATTTGGAATTGATAGACTTGTTATGTTATTAACAAATTCTGAATCAATCAAAGATGTATTGCTATTTCCACAATTAAAACCAAGAGATTAG
- a CDS encoding lipoprotein has product MKKLLAVLGAIGLTTIGASTVVSCGNGQKNKDTQETVLKSVQEKIVESIKLDSNKIYENQNDIYFAMSDLKNPETSELLKLEGVKGISASSKDLPTGKPDNEYDIWIRLLGTQSNQTDFIQENHNLWAVQISYFGANKSEDGTLSWNTKYTQNYDLKFKAEKQNLLVTNSNKEEITEATLNNRELTLYLENKNSREAIDSKIDIEGLSQDLFEEPVVKISTYPGLTGTITFKLKQESILQADQKLTIKAASFKSFEFTIKTENLN; this is encoded by the coding sequence ATGAAAAAATTATTAGCAGTATTAGGAGCAATTGGTCTTACAACAATTGGAGCTTCAACAGTAGTTTCTTGTGGAAATGGTCAAAAAAATAAAGATACGCAAGAAACTGTTTTAAAATCAGTTCAAGAAAAAATAGTTGAATCAATAAAATTGGATTCAAATAAAATATATGAAAATCAAAATGATATTTATTTTGCTATGTCTGATTTAAAAAATCCTGAAACCTCAGAATTATTAAAGTTAGAAGGAGTTAAAGGGATTTCAGCTTCTTCAAAAGATTTACCAACAGGCAAACCAGATAATGAATATGATATTTGAATTAGACTATTAGGTACACAATCAAATCAAACAGATTTTATTCAAGAAAATCATAATTTATGAGCAGTTCAAATAAGCTATTTTGGTGCTAATAAATCAGAAGATGGAACATTGTCATGAAATACAAAATATACTCAAAATTATGATTTAAAATTCAAAGCAGAAAAGCAAAATTTATTAGTTACAAATTCAAATAAGGAAGAAATTACTGAAGCAACTTTAAATAACAGAGAATTGACTCTATATTTGGAAAACAAAAATTCTAGAGAGGCTATAGATTCTAAAATAGATATTGAAGGATTAAGTCAAGATTTATTTGAAGAACCCGTAGTTAAAATATCAACATATCCAGGTTTAACAGGAACAATTACATTTAAACTAAAACAAGAATCGATTTTACAAGCAGATCAAAAATTAACAATTAAGGCAGCTTCATTTAAGTCATTTGAATTCACAATAAAAACTGAAAATTTAAATTAG
- a CDS encoding DUF1904 family protein: MPILKFNGISEEQIKEYSKKINELVDLIVAKPEAILMINNDKNIYVAENTNKRIYVEVDWLARPEEARVALVKHLTDFFGGQGITVSAKFTEINKDLYVNNNRMG; this comes from the coding sequence ATGCCAATCTTAAAATTTAATGGAATATCTGAAGAACAAATAAAAGAGTATTCAAAAAAAATAAATGAGCTTGTTGATTTAATTGTTGCAAAGCCAGAAGCTATTTTGATGATAAACAATGACAAAAATATTTATGTAGCTGAAAATACAAATAAGAGAATTTATGTTGAAGTTGATTGATTAGCAAGACCAGAAGAAGCTAGAGTAGCACTAGTTAAACACTTAACAGATTTTTTTGGTGGGCAAGGAATCACAGTTTCTGCTAAGTTTACAGAAATTAATAAAGATTTATATGTAAATAATAATAGAATGGGTTAA
- a CDS encoding carbohydrate ABC transporter permease — protein MEKRTSEWSKKNRTEEWNRTNSFKRISVKEKPLIQSEPIIESTVVKTNVAVISDTEIQTAEIKLTKKEKYEKDLVKQETEISRRESEIVIQSNFFKRSWLKICLSWFMFWNKKQFKFKHAFYIRTVNRRKDKTIKMAGDVWYRQIGSNISNYTVLIIMLIVMIFPFYWMLITSFKPYSEVDTGVMESLWPKHWTLQAYKDMFSYVNSSGAKDSIPFERFFFNSLFIALISTLVQLTVSVIGGFAIYNWRTKFNSLFMIIMFSIMMVPGEAMLLGRYWISVQMQWRDTLFALIVPFIGNVFTIYLMSNAFYGLNRDLKRAAKVDGLSSFQYFMKIALPAVSATILTSFIISFIESWNSVLWPITVIDNQTGQWRTIPMLLYSLMNVSGMTSEEFPIADPINVKMAASILAILPMIVVFIVFNKWIINGLTKRSVGGTKG, from the coding sequence ATGGAAAAAAGAACAAGTGAATGAAGTAAAAAAAATAGAACTGAAGAGTGAAACAGAACTAATTCTTTTAAGAGGATTTCAGTTAAAGAAAAACCCTTAATTCAATCTGAACCTATTATTGAAAGTACTGTAGTAAAAACAAATGTTGCTGTAATTTCAGATACTGAAATTCAAACAGCAGAAATTAAATTAACAAAAAAAGAAAAATATGAAAAAGATCTAGTAAAACAGGAAACTGAAATTTCAAGAAGAGAATCTGAAATTGTTATTCAGTCTAATTTCTTTAAAAGATCTTGATTAAAAATTTGTCTTTCTTGATTTATGTTTTGAAATAAAAAACAATTTAAGTTTAAACATGCTTTTTACATTAGAACAGTAAATAGAAGAAAAGATAAAACAATTAAAATGGCAGGTGATGTTTGATATAGACAAATAGGATCAAATATTTCTAACTATACTGTATTAATTATTATGCTTATTGTTATGATTTTCCCTTTTTATTGAATGTTAATAACATCATTTAAGCCATACTCAGAAGTTGATACTGGTGTAATGGAATCTCTTTGACCTAAGCATTGAACTTTACAAGCATATAAAGACATGTTCTCTTATGTAAACAGTTCAGGTGCCAAAGATTCAATTCCATTCGAAAGATTTTTCTTTAACTCACTATTTATTGCATTGATTTCTACATTAGTGCAATTAACTGTTTCAGTTATTGGTGGTTTTGCTATTTATAACTGAAGAACAAAATTTAACTCGCTATTTATGATAATTATGTTCTCAATAATGATGGTTCCTGGAGAAGCCATGTTATTAGGTAGATACTGAATATCAGTTCAAATGCAATGAAGAGATACTTTATTTGCATTAATTGTTCCATTTATTGGTAATGTATTCACTATATATCTTATGAGTAATGCTTTCTATGGACTAAATAGAGATTTAAAAAGAGCAGCTAAAGTAGATGGATTGTCAAGTTTCCAATACTTCATGAAAATTGCTTTACCTGCTGTGAGTGCAACAATATTAACATCATTCATTATTTCATTTATCGAATCATGAAACTCAGTTTTATGACCAATCACAGTTATCGATAATCAAACAGGTCAATGAAGAACAATTCCTATGTTGCTTTATTCACTAATGAATGTTAGTGGTATGACATCTGAAGAATTCCCAATCGCAGACCCAATTAACGTAAAAATGGCAGCTTCAATTCTAGCAATTTTACCAATGATTGTTGTGTTTATTGTATTCAATAAATGAATTATTAATGGTCTAACAAAAAGAAGTGTTGGAGGCACAAAAGGATAA
- a CDS encoding ABC transporter ATP-binding protein has product MSIKLKNITIDYGNFLAVNDLSVNINKGELVSLLGPSGCGKTTALNAIAGLINTTSGQILFDGVDVTHKTPQQRNIGLVFQSYALYSHMSVFKNIAYPLYHSKDFKKELARDNFKYKNRLNDLKQTKAFELVIKQQNDFLNDLKSFLKETNYKFKLLETEFLKNHKNSIVEYTDQLFADFENAEVLKNHLVSYLYDKLKIKFNEIKARLESVILRNYKALLVQKLDVRFAGTIGYYAWLNEKNVKDNQKHLVELIKTSKTSKKQIRKEQKKVSSELDIFNGSSSQNGYETYNQTKTAITNDFIDLQVSELEREIDVYFAEVLIKTKTPIIENSKIEAAVILISKKIETFRVAYLNKHAKLNEKFVKKVLKKLPSEINIQNDLTKYFMNISKMEFNNIERKLNELVFISMQNFVNSAEQSEFTQLTNYYSVNMNEHLNNSESSEQLLKINKEIEKIVSLQEGKNADGVDILNIQNADFANFMNEREALTESLLIVYAEKTESFISETFVKLPLLVATELEKNSVKIDTKEIEQEIRKNIYSKKRKIRTLVLEAAKQVEIESQLNKKPSELSGGQQQRVAIARAVVKKPSILLMDEPLSNLDAKLRLTTREWIKRFQQKVGITTVFVTHDQEEAMSMSDSIFVMNKGVLQQSGTPLEIYNKPKNKFVANFIGTPNINFIDVKVKKSTFELPSGDKLTIKGEKIEKEQWTLGIRPERISISGTKGKIFIGEGEVSLVEQLGKQNHIKVRLENELEITLILEPHEWNNLKDSSTLKLYARKEDLYLFDAETNLVEVKYA; this is encoded by the coding sequence ATGAGTATTAAATTAAAAAATATAACAATTGACTATGGAAATTTCTTGGCGGTAAATGACCTAAGTGTAAATATTAATAAAGGGGAACTAGTTTCCCTTTTAGGACCTTCTGGTTGTGGAAAAACAACAGCATTGAATGCGATAGCAGGTTTAATTAACACAACATCAGGGCAAATTCTATTTGACGGTGTTGATGTGACACATAAAACACCTCAACAAAGAAATATAGGATTAGTTTTTCAAAGTTATGCGCTTTATTCACATATGAGTGTTTTTAAAAATATTGCATACCCTTTATATCACTCAAAAGATTTTAAAAAAGAATTAGCAAGAGATAATTTTAAATACAAAAACAGATTGAATGATTTAAAACAAACTAAAGCATTTGAGTTAGTGATTAAACAACAAAATGATTTTTTAAATGACTTAAAATCATTTTTAAAAGAAACTAATTATAAATTTAAATTACTTGAAACAGAGTTTTTAAAAAATCATAAAAATTCAATAGTTGAGTATACAGATCAATTGTTTGCTGATTTTGAAAATGCGGAAGTGTTAAAAAACCATTTAGTTAGTTATTTATATGACAAATTAAAAATTAAATTTAATGAAATTAAAGCTAGATTAGAATCAGTAATTTTAAGAAATTATAAAGCGTTGTTAGTTCAAAAATTAGATGTTCGCTTTGCTGGTACAATTGGGTACTATGCATGATTAAATGAAAAAAATGTTAAGGATAACCAAAAACACTTAGTTGAATTAATTAAAACAAGCAAAACTTCTAAAAAGCAAATTAGAAAAGAACAAAAAAAAGTCAGCTCAGAATTAGATATTTTTAATGGTTCATCAAGCCAAAATGGTTATGAAACATATAATCAAACTAAAACGGCTATAACAAATGATTTTATTGACCTACAAGTTTCAGAGCTTGAAAGAGAAATCGACGTTTATTTTGCAGAAGTTTTAATTAAAACTAAAACACCAATTATTGAAAATAGTAAAATTGAAGCAGCAGTGATTTTAATAAGTAAAAAAATTGAAACTTTCAGAGTCGCATATTTAAACAAACATGCAAAATTAAATGAAAAGTTTGTTAAAAAAGTTTTAAAGAAACTTCCAAGTGAAATTAATATTCAAAATGATTTAACAAAATACTTTATGAATATTTCAAAAATGGAATTTAACAATATTGAGAGAAAATTAAATGAATTAGTTTTCATTAGCATGCAAAATTTTGTTAATTCAGCGGAACAAAGTGAATTCACACAATTAACAAATTATTACTCAGTTAATATGAATGAACACTTAAATAATTCTGAATCAAGTGAACAACTTTTAAAAATTAACAAAGAAATTGAAAAAATCGTTTCACTACAAGAAGGTAAAAATGCTGACGGAGTTGATATTTTAAATATTCAAAATGCCGATTTTGCAAACTTTATGAATGAAAGAGAAGCTTTAACTGAAAGTTTATTAATAGTATATGCAGAAAAAACTGAAAGTTTTATTTCTGAAACATTTGTTAAATTGCCTTTATTGGTTGCAACAGAATTAGAAAAAAATTCAGTTAAAATTGATACTAAAGAAATTGAACAAGAAATTAGAAAAAATATTTATTCTAAAAAGAGAAAAATTAGAACATTGGTTTTAGAAGCGGCTAAACAAGTTGAAATTGAGTCTCAATTAAATAAAAAACCAAGTGAATTATCTGGTGGACAACAACAAAGGGTAGCTATTGCTAGAGCTGTAGTTAAAAAACCAAGTATTTTATTAATGGACGAACCTTTATCTAACTTAGATGCAAAATTACGTTTAACAACTAGAGAATGAATTAAGAGATTCCAGCAAAAAGTTGGTATTACAACTGTATTTGTTACTCATGATCAAGAAGAAGCAATGAGTATGTCAGATTCAATCTTTGTTATGAATAAAGGTGTTTTACAACAAAGTGGGACACCACTAGAAATTTATAATAAACCTAAAAATAAATTTGTTGCAAACTTTATTGGTACGCCAAACATAAACTTCATTGATGTTAAAGTTAAAAAATCAACATTTGAATTGCCATCAGGTGATAAATTAACTATTAAAGGTGAAAAAATAGAAAAAGAACAGTGAACATTAGGTATCAGACCTGAAAGAATCAGTATTTCAGGTACAAAAGGAAAAATATTCATTGGTGAAGGCGAAGTTTCATTAGTTGAACAATTAGGAAAACAAAACCACATTAAGGTTCGTTTAGAAAATGAATTAGAAATCACTTTAATTTTAGAACCACATGAATGAAATAATTTAAAAGATTCATCAACATTAAAGCTATACGCAAGAAAAGAAGATTTATACTTATTTGATGCAGAAACAAACTTAGTAGAGGTAAAATATGCGTAG
- a CDS encoding lipoprotein produces MKKILTILAAVGLTATTGTTLVSCGSGQKNNDQDYTNVSGVTAWNNNLKQVQGFVIDQIGTTFESSSDMNEKIKTINFSKVARKNILFADNLALGEKQKDIVDEAIKKAPNPNELFNYSIYVVAVRSSTKRTGTNNQDTLKVDYLEVKDGEWTYATFDNVKSFKYENVFVSYKK; encoded by the coding sequence ATGAAAAAAATATTAACTATATTAGCTGCTGTTGGATTAACAGCTACAACAGGAACAACTTTAGTAAGTTGTGGATCAGGGCAAAAAAATAATGATCAAGATTATACAAATGTTTCTGGAGTTACAGCTTGAAACAATAACTTAAAACAAGTACAAGGATTTGTTATTGATCAAATTGGAACAACTTTTGAGAGTTCAAGTGATATGAATGAAAAAATTAAAACAATTAATTTTTCAAAAGTAGCAAGAAAAAACATTTTGTTTGCAGACAACTTAGCTTTAGGAGAAAAACAAAAGGATATCGTTGATGAAGCAATTAAAAAAGCACCAAATCCAAATGAATTATTTAATTATTCAATTTATGTAGTAGCAGTTAGAAGCTCTACAAAACGCACTGGCACAAATAATCAAGACACATTAAAAGTAGATTATTTAGAAGTTAAAGATGGGGAATGAACTTACGCAACTTTTGATAATGTAAAAAGTTTTAAATACGAAAATGTTTTTGTATCATATAAAAAATAA